A single window of Desulfovibrio psychrotolerans DNA harbors:
- a CDS encoding sulfite exporter TauE/SafE family protein, giving the protein MFETGLSLTTYALAFGTVFLGALAQGVAGFGLALIIGPLLVLISPVFLPGPVVLLVAVITSVMAIRGRSNIEPRNVRRTIGGYLAGTVVAAMLLSNLPPRETGLLLGGLILAAVGMSVSGISLPATGRVLFSAGIFGGLMGTVSGVGLPPVALVLQNEPGPRLRGTLACVGFISILMAVVALSLVGRIGQTELLLAAMLTPAVLLGYMASIPVAAYCDAGYTRPAVFLLSAVSAVTLIVRSV; this is encoded by the coding sequence ATGTTTGAAACCGGACTTTCCCTTACCACCTATGCGCTTGCCTTCGGAACCGTTTTTCTGGGTGCCCTTGCACAGGGCGTGGCGGGATTCGGCCTTGCCCTTATCATCGGGCCGCTGCTGGTGCTGATAAGCCCTGTTTTCCTGCCCGGCCCGGTGGTTTTGCTTGTGGCCGTCATCACATCCGTAATGGCCATACGGGGACGCAGCAATATTGAGCCGCGCAACGTGCGCCGCACCATAGGCGGGTATCTTGCCGGTACTGTTGTTGCTGCCATGCTGCTGAGCAACCTGCCCCCGCGGGAGACAGGTCTGCTGCTCGGCGGGTTGATTCTTGCGGCTGTGGGCATGAGCGTTTCCGGCATTTCGCTGCCCGCCACGGGGCGGGTGCTGTTTTCCGCAGGGATATTCGGGGGCCTTATGGGCACTGTGAGCGGCGTGGGGTTGCCGCCCGTGGCCCTTGTGTTGCAGAACGAGCCGGGGCCGAGGCTGCGCGGCACCCTTGCCTGTGTGGGGTTTATCTCCATCCTCATGGCGGTGGTCGCCCTTTCGCTGGTGGGCCGTATAGGACAGACCGAACTGCTGCTTGCCGCCATGCTGACACCGGCGGTGCTGCTTGGCTATATGGCATCCATTCCCGTTGCCGCATACTGTGATGCGGGCTACACCCGTCCCGCCGTTTTTCTGCTCTCTGCCGTCAGCGCGGTTACGCTTATCGTGCGGAGCGTGTAG
- a CDS encoding YitT family protein, producing MNRDFTYSIPWNIFIITLGSCIYAVSIKSIAYVHGFIPGGIFGLGSIVYYFTELLDPSLWFFLLNLPLFALGWFKISKRFCLYSLYAMCFSTVAYQVLNIPINIENEFYATVAAGVMGGLGSGLILRSLGSGGGMDIVAVMLNQKYNIGVGKTFFAFNLLLFSLSLSVLKPDLVVASIINVFIASTTIDSVISLFNQRKVVFIISDHAKAIYDDIRDQLNRSGTFLEGKGAYTGQNRDVLMTVINNIQLKKLEEITFTRDPNAFFIVENTFSVLGQGFSRRKVY from the coding sequence ATGAACCGTGACTTCACCTATTCCATTCCGTGGAACATTTTCATTATCACTCTGGGCTCCTGCATCTATGCAGTAAGCATCAAATCCATTGCCTACGTGCATGGGTTTATTCCCGGCGGGATTTTCGGGCTTGGTTCCATTGTCTACTACTTTACGGAACTGCTTGACCCCTCCCTATGGTTCTTTCTGCTTAACCTGCCGCTCTTCGCCCTCGGCTGGTTCAAAATAAGCAAACGGTTCTGTCTGTACAGCCTGTACGCCATGTGCTTTTCCACAGTGGCGTATCAGGTGCTGAACATACCCATCAATATTGAAAACGAATTTTACGCCACTGTTGCCGCGGGCGTTATGGGCGGTCTTGGCAGCGGGCTCATCCTGCGTTCTCTTGGTTCAGGCGGCGGCATGGACATAGTTGCCGTTATGCTGAACCAGAAATATAACATCGGTGTGGGCAAAACCTTTTTCGCCTTCAACCTGCTGCTGTTCTCGCTCTCGCTTTCGGTGCTCAAGCCGGACCTTGTGGTGGCGTCCATCATCAACGTGTTCATCGCCTCCACCACCATAGACTCGGTGATATCCCTGTTCAACCAGCGCAAGGTGGTCTTCATCATCTCTGACCACGCCAAGGCCATCTACGACGACATACGCGACCAACTGAACCGGTCCGGCACCTTCCTTGAAGGCAAAGGAGCCTATACAGGGCAAAACCGCGATGTGCTCATGACCGTGATAAACAACATCCAGCTCAAAAAACTGGAAGAGATCACCTTCACGCGCGACCCCAACGCCTTTTTCATCGTGGAAAACACGTTCTCTGTGCTGGGGCAGGGATTCTCGCGCCGCAAGGTCTATTAG
- a CDS encoding SLBB domain-containing protein, giving the protein MREHIVDTIRSAGVVGAGGAGLPTHVKAAATVDTVLVNGASCEPLLASDPYLLESEVETVVRGLEAVMECTGASRGVICLKAKHGKAMEAVKAAVAKAAGGRLDVFALKDFYPAGDEHVLVHEVLGRTVPERGIPLQVGAVVSNVETLFNVARAMQGAPVTHRYLTVTGAVRNPMVVKVPVGTPVADVIAFAGGAAISEYRIVDGGPMMGRVLPEGNPSVTKTTSGLLLLPSDHTVVAGKSMDPVRLRRITNTVCCQCTRCTDLCPRNLLGHTLHPHRLMRIPDTLVASSPVAREALLCSECGLCEKFACPMQVSPREVNAQIKKVLMAAGVKWESAGEELRGNAFRVVRQVPTSRLLQRLDLERYDAHPAYAGEFTPSVVRIRLGQHIGAPAQCVVATGDRVRCGDLIGEIPEKAMGARVHASMDGVVEAICDGVVTIRA; this is encoded by the coding sequence ATGCGAGAGCATATAGTTGATACGATACGAAGCGCAGGGGTAGTGGGAGCTGGCGGAGCCGGTCTGCCTACCCATGTGAAGGCCGCTGCAACGGTGGATACCGTTCTGGTAAACGGGGCTTCCTGTGAGCCGTTGCTGGCGAGTGACCCGTATCTTCTTGAGTCGGAAGTGGAAACCGTGGTGCGCGGGCTGGAAGCCGTGATGGAATGCACCGGCGCGAGTCGCGGTGTCATCTGCCTGAAGGCGAAGCACGGCAAGGCGATGGAAGCGGTAAAGGCCGCCGTTGCGAAAGCGGCAGGCGGCAGGCTGGACGTTTTTGCGCTGAAGGATTTCTATCCGGCCGGTGATGAGCATGTGCTGGTGCATGAGGTGCTGGGACGTACTGTGCCGGAACGCGGCATTCCCCTGCAGGTGGGGGCCGTGGTGAGCAACGTGGAGACCCTGTTTAATGTTGCCCGGGCCATGCAGGGTGCGCCTGTTACCCATCGGTATCTCACGGTGACGGGAGCGGTGCGTAATCCCATGGTGGTGAAGGTGCCCGTGGGCACGCCCGTGGCCGATGTCATTGCCTTTGCCGGCGGGGCCGCCATTTCCGAGTACCGCATTGTGGACGGTGGCCCCATGATGGGCCGCGTGCTGCCGGAGGGTAACCCGTCCGTGACCAAGACCACCAGCGGGCTGCTTCTGCTGCCGTCGGACCATACCGTGGTGGCGGGCAAGAGCATGGACCCGGTCCGGCTGCGCCGCATAACCAATACCGTGTGCTGCCAGTGTACCCGCTGTACCGATCTGTGTCCCAGAAACCTGCTGGGGCACACCCTGCACCCGCACCGGCTTATGCGCATCCCGGATACGCTGGTGGCTAGCAGTCCGGTTGCCAGAGAGGCGTTGCTTTGTTCCGAATGCGGGCTGTGCGAGAAGTTTGCCTGCCCCATGCAGGTATCTCCCAGAGAGGTCAACGCCCAGATCAAGAAGGTGCTCATGGCGGCCGGTGTGAAATGGGAATCCGCCGGGGAGGAATTGCGGGGGAATGCCTTCCGCGTTGTCCGGCAGGTGCCCACCTCGCGGTTGCTGCAGAGGCTTGATCTTGAGCGGTATGACGCGCATCCGGCCTATGCCGGGGAATTTACACCCTCTGTTGTGCGCATTCGTCTGGGGCAGCATATCGGCGCACCCGCGCAATGCGTGGTGGCAACGGGCGACCGCGTACGCTGCGGGGACCTGATAGGCGAGATTCCGGAAAAGGCCATGGGAGCCCGGGTTCACGCCAGCATGGACGGCGTGGTGGAAGCCATCTGCGATGGCGTGGTAACAATCAGGGCTTGA
- a CDS encoding molybdopterin-dependent oxidoreductase yields the protein MGERRHIITTCTRDCPNTCGLTATVEDGRLIRLSGDPGHPLTRGAACVKCARYVHRVYSPERVTHPMVRPSTKAPWRRATWDEVLDLIALRMTAIRDASGPEAILYYQGYGERTALKLLNRYFFNLFGGVTTTRGSLCGGTGQASQNLDFGERVSHDPLDHYNSASMILWARNPVSTNISLVPVIHDIRKRGGSVIVVDPAHSKTVPLATRHIRPKAGTDAFLAMAAAKLILAAGAEDRTFLAQHSAGAPEYLGILAQFSVEDLCQRSGVPVADAQLLAETLMRQKPTSILLGWGLHRHEHAHYSLRAIDALGAISGNIGIAGGGVSQGFEEYGPYDQHYWGDSLNPPRRSLRMPTIGEDILNAHEPPIRMIYVTASNPVCMAPNSGKVAQAFSQAEFVVYSGHFMDDTADHAHVFLPATTFLEEQDVMASYGHNYVGAVNQAIAPVGLCRSEFHMFHDLAVRFPFAERFRRPVRDWLHDLCAPLRAHGCDLDALANAAFRYPAPMVPYADKTFATPSGNYQFMTEFSPELLEKTDPAYPFRLLTIAPHGAICSERTMTEHTPLPVVILAPAEAARQGLAQGDTVTVRSAVGAIRATLRTQQGQRPDVLVAERGGWMKAGHGLNRLTRDLASLVGLGTPYYETCVAVEPSSGPPAPRILVVQHDEDAPGGNFCKSLERAGARLATVMPGKTKGAAEAHGLPQTPEEWDGLVVLGGAQHAGDDAGSPHFPALLHLMRAFDAARKPVAGICLGSQLLARAWGGTLRTMDAPEFGFIRFTPTDAARLDSVFHGVDAIPPLMSYHEDAFGLPQTATLLVRGDQCPNQCFRVGNASYGFQFHLEADAAIADNWIRLFRHRPANAKTAQYDEAFFRNLRADLPVLAEQSERFCRTIAENWLRLALRE from the coding sequence ATGGGTGAACGCAGGCATATCATCACCACCTGCACCAGAGACTGTCCCAACACATGCGGGCTTACCGCCACGGTAGAAGACGGCCGCCTCATACGGCTTTCCGGCGACCCCGGCCACCCCCTCACGCGCGGGGCCGCCTGCGTGAAATGCGCCCGCTATGTCCACCGGGTCTACAGCCCGGAGCGCGTAACCCACCCCATGGTCAGGCCCAGCACAAAGGCCCCGTGGCGACGCGCCACATGGGACGAGGTCCTTGACCTTATCGCCCTGCGCATGACCGCCATACGCGATGCCTCCGGCCCGGAAGCCATCCTGTATTATCAGGGCTACGGCGAACGCACGGCCCTTAAACTGCTGAACAGATACTTCTTCAACCTCTTCGGCGGCGTTACCACCACGCGCGGCTCCCTGTGCGGCGGCACGGGGCAGGCCTCGCAAAATCTGGACTTCGGCGAACGCGTCTCCCACGACCCGCTGGACCACTACAACAGCGCCTCCATGATTCTGTGGGCGCGCAATCCCGTCTCCACCAACATCAGCCTTGTGCCCGTCATCCACGACATCCGCAAACGCGGCGGCAGCGTCATTGTGGTGGATCCGGCACACAGCAAAACCGTGCCGCTGGCCACCCGCCACATCCGCCCCAAGGCAGGCACAGACGCCTTTCTTGCCATGGCCGCCGCCAAGCTCATCCTTGCCGCCGGGGCGGAAGACCGCACCTTCCTTGCGCAGCACAGTGCGGGCGCACCGGAATATCTGGGTATCCTTGCCCAGTTCAGCGTGGAAGACCTGTGCCAGCGCAGCGGCGTTCCGGTTGCAGACGCGCAACTTCTGGCAGAAACCCTCATGCGGCAGAAGCCCACCTCCATACTTCTGGGCTGGGGCCTGCACCGCCATGAACACGCCCACTATTCGCTGCGCGCCATAGACGCGCTGGGAGCCATTTCCGGCAACATAGGCATTGCCGGGGGCGGCGTGAGCCAGGGGTTTGAGGAATACGGGCCCTACGACCAGCACTATTGGGGAGACAGCCTCAATCCGCCCCGCCGGTCCCTGCGCATGCCCACCATCGGCGAAGATATCCTGAACGCCCACGAGCCGCCCATCCGCATGATTTACGTCACGGCATCCAACCCCGTGTGCATGGCGCCCAACTCCGGCAAGGTGGCGCAGGCCTTCTCGCAGGCGGAATTTGTCGTCTATTCAGGTCATTTCATGGACGATACGGCCGACCATGCCCATGTGTTCCTGCCCGCCACCACCTTTCTGGAAGAACAGGATGTCATGGCCAGCTACGGCCACAACTACGTGGGGGCAGTAAATCAGGCCATAGCCCCCGTGGGCCTGTGCCGGTCAGAATTTCACATGTTCCACGATCTGGCCGTCCGCTTTCCCTTTGCAGAACGGTTCCGCCGCCCGGTCAGGGACTGGCTGCACGACCTCTGCGCACCGCTCCGGGCGCACGGCTGCGATCTGGATGCCCTTGCCAACGCCGCCTTCCGCTATCCCGCGCCCATGGTCCCCTATGCGGATAAAACCTTTGCCACCCCTTCCGGCAACTATCAGTTCATGACGGAATTTTCCCCGGAGTTGCTGGAAAAGACCGACCCGGCCTATCCCTTCCGCCTGCTCACCATCGCGCCGCACGGTGCCATCTGTTCGGAACGCACCATGACGGAACACACCCCTCTGCCGGTGGTCATTCTCGCTCCGGCGGAAGCTGCCCGGCAGGGCCTTGCGCAAGGGGATACCGTCACCGTGCGCAGTGCGGTGGGAGCCATACGCGCCACCCTGCGCACGCAGCAAGGGCAGCGCCCCGATGTGCTGGTGGCGGAACGCGGCGGCTGGATGAAGGCGGGGCACGGCCTGAACCGGCTCACCCGAGACCTTGCCAGTTTGGTGGGGCTGGGCACGCCCTATTACGAAACCTGCGTGGCGGTAGAGCCTTCTTCAGGCCCGCCTGCACCGCGCATCCTCGTCGTGCAGCACGATGAAGACGCCCCCGGCGGCAATTTCTGCAAATCTCTGGAACGGGCGGGAGCACGGCTTGCCACCGTCATGCCCGGCAAAACCAAAGGAGCAGCAGAGGCGCACGGGCTCCCGCAAACACCGGAAGAATGGGACGGGCTGGTGGTGCTGGGCGGTGCGCAGCATGCCGGTGATGATGCGGGCTCGCCGCATTTCCCCGCGCTTCTGCACCTTATGCGTGCCTTCGATGCTGCCCGCAAACCTGTGGCAGGCATATGCCTCGGCAGCCAGTTGCTTGCGCGGGCGTGGGGCGGCACCCTGCGGACCATGGACGCGCCCGAGTTCGGCTTCATCCGCTTTACCCCCACTGACGCGGCACGGCTTGATTCCGTCTTCCACGGCGTGGATGCCATCCCTCCCCTCATGTCCTACCATGAGGATGCCTTCGGCCTGCCGCAGACCGCCACCCTGCTTGTCCGCGGGGACCAATGCCCCAACCAGTGCTTCCGCGTGGGCAACGCCTCCTACGGATTCCAGTTCCATCTGGAGGCAGACGCCGCCATAGCCGACAACTGGATACGGCTGTTCCGCCACCGCCCCGCGAACGCCAAAACCGCACAGTACGATGAAGCCTTCTTCCGCAACCTGCGTGCGGACCTCCCCGTCCTTGCGGAGCAGTCTGAGCGTTTCTGCCGCACCATAGCGGAAAACTGGCTGCGCCTTGCTCTGCGGGAATAG
- a CDS encoding BMC domain-containing protein encodes MNLRTIGCVELNSVALGMLAADAMVKAAAVEIVIARPTCPGRYLVIVTGDTGAVESSVKAGRAAGGDLMVDWFTIPSVHPDVIPALSGTTQTGPIGALGIIETCTAASCILAADAAAKSALVSLIEIRIAAGLAGKAFVVMTGDVASVESAVQSGVAGVGDAGPVLSHVVIPSPSPGLKAQLL; translated from the coding sequence ATGAATCTTCGCACCATCGGTTGTGTGGAACTGAACAGCGTGGCTTTGGGCATGCTGGCGGCGGATGCCATGGTAAAGGCGGCTGCCGTGGAAATAGTGATTGCCCGTCCTACCTGTCCCGGGCGGTATCTTGTGATTGTGACCGGCGATACGGGAGCGGTGGAGAGTTCCGTGAAGGCGGGGCGTGCTGCGGGGGGCGACCTGATGGTGGACTGGTTCACCATTCCCAGCGTGCATCCTGACGTTATTCCGGCTCTCAGCGGCACAACGCAGACCGGCCCCATAGGCGCGCTGGGCATTATCGAAACCTGTACCGCCGCCTCCTGCATTCTTGCGGCCGATGCCGCAGCCAAGTCTGCGCTGGTGTCGCTGATTGAAATTCGCATTGCCGCAGGGCTGGCAGGCAAGGCCTTTGTGGTGATGACGGGCGATGTGGCCTCTGTGGAATCTGCCGTGCAGTCCGGTGTGGCTGGCGTGGGTGATGCCGGTCCGGTACTGAGCCATGTGGTTATTCCGTCTCCCAGTCCGGGACTGAAGGCCCAGTTGCTGTAA